Genomic segment of Bacteroidota bacterium:
CACCGACCATGTAGTCAAAATCATAGGCACATTCTTTCAACACGTGCATCACCATAGAGGTTATCGTTGTCTTTCCATGGCTCCCTGCGATTACTACCCTCTTCTTTTCCTTGGAGACCTCATAAAGATATTCAGGAAAGGAATAAATTTTCAAACCTAATTCTTGAGCCTTCAATAATTCAGGGTTATCAGCACGTGCGTGCATTCCCAGTATAACAGCGTCCAAGTTCCTAGTAATTTTATCCGGGAAAAAGCCAACTTGAGCGGGTAAAATTGATTCAGATTTGAGATTGGTTTTAGCCGGGTCTACAATTTTATCGTCTGAGCCGGTAACATTATTACCCTTCCTGCGTAAAACTATAGCAAGGTTGTGCATCACCGCCCCGCCTATTGCTATAAAATGAATATTCACGGATTCTTTATTTGTACATAAGTTAACAAAATATTTCTGGTACCTTTGCGTTTATAAATCAAAAGTAAACTTCTATGAAAACTGTCATGAAAAAAATTGTGGTTGTAGGTGCTTTGTTCATATTTATATTTGGATTTACTGCCTGTTCCAAGCAAACATGCCCAACCTATTCAAAGGTTACCTTTAGCCAAATTGAAGAAAGGGTTTAGAAGGTTCGTTTCATCAAGGAAGACCAGTTCAGCCTGCTTGTTTTCATTATGAAATTTTAGATCGCTAAATGACTACAATCATTGTCTATCCTTAGTTAGTCAGCAGAGTTTTATTACTTTTGTTGAACTCTGCTTCCTGACACTAGTACAACTAATATTGGTTTAAATTATTTACTGCTCTGATTATGAGGGCTAACGTTAGTCTATTAACCATTCAGAAATTCGTTTCTCTACTGGATGATTTTCATTTTGAAGTGTTTATCGGTCATTTGGCTGATCTCAAAGCTGTACTCCCTGAGAAACTGGTAAAGTCCATTCGCAAAAAGCTTCCAGATTTCCATACACCGGCAGAGTTATGTACAGTTATGTATGGCAACAATCAAACTATAGAGAAGCGGAATTTTAATCAACTAACCGCGCACACTTTTCGCCTTTCGGCCTATTTATCAAGAAACTACCCTTCCTACCTCCTACACAACATATCTTTAATCGAACAGCTCATTAACAAAGGACAACTGATTGAAGCTCAGATAGTTGCAGACAACTTATTGGATATATCGGGATTAGTAGAAGATTTTCATTGTGAAATCCGTGTTCTTAAAATCTTAGCACAGCAGGCCTTTTTAACGAAAGATATTGCCATAGGGTTTCAACTAAATTCGCGTTTAAAAAAGGCCTATGAAAACGAGGCAAACTATCAACAGATAATTTTATCGCTGCGCAAAACATTTTATCAGCCAGACTCAGGCCATAAGCCTGAGAACCTGAAGAATTTAATTCTGTTCTACAAGAAGTTCCAGAATGATGTGTCCGCTTCTATCCGCATTGTAAGCAAATACGCGCACATCTATTCTTTATACTATTACAACCCGGGTATGTTTGACAAAGCTCAGGATTTGATTCTTATCAAATCACTTGAAAAAGACCTACGGGATAGTAGTTATGTGGTTTTTCATTTCCTCCTTGATATCAAAGGGGTGCTGGGCTTTCTAGTACTTAATTCTTCTCTCATCAAATCTGGATCAAAGGAAGGAGAAAAATTCCTGCAAGAACTTCATAAGCATTTTGATTCTATATTGTTTTGGAAGCATTTTCTCAATGTGCCACTCATGTTTCTTATAGCCATTCGTGCTTCAGAATTTCTATCTCGGTATCACTTCCAGATTCATAGGGTTGACTATCATGATGTCATACGTCCTAAGGATCTTGCAACCATAGAATCGTTAATCACAAAAACTGGAGAGGTGCTGCAGAAGTACAGCGGAGGGGCCATTTATAAAAATGATATAATCAGCCTCCGGATGTTATACGGGAGTTTATTGATTTTTTCAGGGGGTAAAAATGTTTCTAGGGGGATTAAAGAGTTAGAGTCGCTCCTTCTCTCATATCAACAAATCAATCTCTCGGGTAGTACGGATAGCGTATTTCTGAGTCTGATGGTAGGGTATTTTTCAATAGGGAATTATGAGAAATGTAACGAGACTTTTAGGCGGTATCAAAAAACCATAAAGAACAAACCAATCTACGAGGGCAATGACATTAGTATTCATACCTACTATTATCTTGCAAAATGGTTAAGTACTCAGAGTGTACAGTATCTAAAAAAATTAGAGGATAATTATAAGCGCACCTCAAAGGATGAAGGTCCACGGAGAGCTATGGATGCCTTGATTTCTTATTTTAAAGTGCCGGTTCGTCTAAAGCGATAGCTTCAGCTGTCATTTTCCTGCCTTTCGTTTCGTTTCCAGAAAACAATCTGTGTTATAACTCATTTATTCTTTCAAAATAATGAAATAATAGTGGTTTGGGTATTGACAAAAGTATAGGTCACCCATATCTTATCGGTGAGCAGTACAATCCAAATTGAGTAGATGGTTTGGATCAAGCACTTAGTTCAAGTGACTTGTCGTACTGCTGATAACATATTTAAAAGCCAATATGCGCAGGATAAGAATTAGTCAAAGGGTTACCACAAGGGATAGCAACTCCCTGAATCGCTATTTAAAAGAAATTGGTGATATCGAAGTCCTTTCCTGTGAGGAGGAAATTGCTCTTTTAAAAAGGATAAGAGTTGGTGATACGAATGCCTTAGAGCATTTTACAAGAGCCAATCTCCGATTTGTGGTTGCGGTAGCTAAACAATATCAGAATAATGGTATGAGTTTACCCGATTTAATTTGTGAAGGGAATTTAGGCCTGCTGAAGGCTACGGAACGATTTGATGAAACTAGAGGATTCAAATTTATATCTTATGCCATTTGGTGGGTTCAGCAGTGCATAATGAAGGCGCTATCAGAACATTCGAGGATTATCAGGCTTCCTCAAAATCAGCTAGGGTCACTCAACAAAATAAAAAATGCATTTGCCATGCTTGAGCAGGAATTTGAGCGAGAGCCCAGTTGCGAAGAATTGTCACGTATTTTAGAAGTAGATACCAATGAAATACATCTTCTGATTGAATTGGATAAAAACCAGGTTTCAGTAGATGCCCCTATTTCTCTAGATGCTGACGGTTCTTGGTTAGATGTGTTGGAGAATAAAGATGCTGAACCGACGGACTATGAGATTGTTCATAACGAATCATTGCGAGAGGAGTTACATAGTTCGCTTTCTTTACTTACCGAAAAACAAGCGCAGGTTATTAAACTCTATTTTGGCATTGGGGAACAAGAGCCGTTAAATTTACAAGAGATAGGACAAAGAATGAAGGTCTCTAATGAACGAGTAAGACAACTAAAAACTGCGGCACTAAAACGTCTACGTCAAACTACTCGTTCAAAAATACTGAAAGATTATTTTGGCAAACCATAGTTCGCTATAAGCCATCATTCATTCCACCAGGGCTATAAGTTCCCATGACAAAAATAAATTTGTCTTATCGTCGGATTCTGGATAACTTTGAAACGTCAAGAGAATAACTTGCTATTGTTTCAAATTTCTAATTCCTTTTTATGCCACATTATGTAACGAGAGGCAAAGTGCCTCACAAACGCCATACTCAGTTTCCCAAACCCAAAGGAGGGCTTTATAGCGAAGAGTTGGTTTCGACCGAAGGATTTTCCAGTGTTTACTCACTTATATACCACTGCTATCCACCTACCATGGTGAAGAAAATTGATGATCCGATAGATGTGAGTCCAAAGGTCGCTATGAAGAAAAGTTTGCAGAACCGTTGCTATAATGGTTTCCAGGTGGCGGCTCAAGATGATTTTCTAAAATCCAGAGTTCCGGTGTTGGTCAATAATGATTGCCACATCATATTGTCTGCCCCGCGCAAATCCACTAAAGGCTACTTCTATAAAAACAGTGATGCCTGTGAATTGATTTTTGTCCACGAAGGAACCGGGACGCTGAAAAGTATTTATGGCGATTTGAAATTCAGTTACGGAGATTATATCAACATCCCTCGCGGAACCATTTACCAAATTGAATTTGATACTAAGGCTAATCGCCTGTTGATTGTAGAGTCTTTCTCCCCCTTGGCTTATCCCAAACGTTATCGCAATGAATTTGGACAATTATTAGAGCATTCTCCATACTGCGAACGCGATATCCGCGCCCCCAAAAATCTTGAGACTATTGATAAGAAAGGTGATTTTCTAGTTTATATAAAAAAACAGGGGCAATTGTGGCCCTACCACTATGCTGCGCATCCTTTCGATGCTATAGGATGGGATGGGCAACATTATCCATACATCTTTTCCATTCATGACTTTGAACCGATTACCGGCCGATTGCATCAGCCGCCACCAATTCATCAAACTTTTGAAGCCCACAACTTGGTGATCTGCTCTTTTGTCCCTCGTCTTTATGATTATCATCCTAAGGCAATCCCTGCTCCATATCATCACAGCAATGTGGATAGCGACGAAGTACTCTATTATGTTGATGGCGACTTCATGAGCCGCAAACATGTAGAGCGCGGAATGATTACTCTGCATCCTATTGGAATTCCCCACGGTCCGCATCCCGGAACGGTGGAAAAAAGCATCGGGGCAAAGGAGACTAAAGAGTTAGCCGTCATGGTAGATACTTTTAACCCTTTATGGATTACCGAAGAGGCCTTGAAAATTGAAAGTCCGGACTATTATAAGAGTTGGATAGACTAAATGTCGCGCAAGCATTTAATTATTGAAGTTTTAGAAATGAGAAAGATGGAACAATTAGAAGACTTAGACTGCCGTAAAGCGGTAAGAAAGTTGGTGAACTGTTCCTGTGGTTTGCTTGTGCTGCGACCATTGTCAAAAGACTATACTATCAAAGATCAACTAAAACGGACAGCACTTTCCACCATGAATAATATCGCTGAAAGGCCTAGGAGATATAGTGATAGTAGTGCTATTCGCCATCTCGAAATATCTTTTACATCAAGACAAGAAGACCGGAGCATTTTATAACCAATTACTTAAACACAGCTATATCATGGAAACAGCAACAAAAAAAAGCAAACAAACCCCTATAGTTGAAGATTTCCTTCCGCTTAACGGTACCGACCACATTGAATTCTATTGCGGCAATGCCAAACAATCTGCCTATTATTATCAAGCAGCTTGGGGCTATGAACTGGTAGCTTATGCGGGGCCAGAAACCGGGTTGCGTGATCGTGCCAGCTATGTACTGCAACAAGATAAAATCCGGATCGTACTCACCTCCGGTATGCACCCCGAAAGCGAAATCAATAAACATTATCTAAAACACGGTGACGGTATCAAGGTACTAGCCTTGTGGGTGGATGATGCGCGTAAGAGTTATGAAGAGACAACGAAGCGCGGCGGTATAGGGATCATGGAACCAACTGTACTGAAGGATGAATTCGGTGAGGTGGTGATTTCGGCTATTAAAACCTATGGAGAAACCATCCACAAGTTTGTGGAACGTAAAAATTATAAGGGAGCATTTCTACCTGGCTATCAGCCAAAGAAATCTAACTTTCCTGTTAAAGGAGTAGGTTTGAAATATGTGGACCACTGTGTTGGCAACGTGGAACTGGGCAAGATGAATGAATGGGTAAAGTTCTATGAACAGGTGATGGGTTTTAAACTTCTTATCACCTTTGATGACAAAGATATTTCTACCGAATACACTGCCCTGATGAGCAAAGTAGTGAGCAACGGCAACGGGTACGTCAAATTCCCCATCAATGAACCGGCAAATGGAAAAAAGAAATCACAGATTGAGGAATACATCGAGTTTTATCACGGTGCTGGTGTACAACACATTGCCGTTGCCACAGATGATATAATAGCAACAGTTACTGAACTGAGAGCGCGGGGAGTAGAGTTTCTTTATGTTCCCGAAACCTATTATGACGAGGTGTGGAGTAGAGTCGGCGAAATCAATGAAGACCATCAGGCGATTAAAAAACTCAATATACTCATTGATCGTGACGAAGAAGGTTACCTCCTTCAACTATTCACTAAACCTGTTCAGGACCGACCTACGGTATTCTTCGAAATCATTCAGCGCTGCGGTGCCAAGAGTTTTGGCAAAGGAAATTTCAAAGCGCTGTTTGAAGCGATTGAGAGAGAGCAGGATCTACGGGGTAATTTATAGATTTTGAAGGGTTTATGTACGAAGGCATGGATAGTTACATCCCGTCCCAATCTCTTTCGACGTTGTGCATGTCGGCAATCTTCTGCCAGTCGCCATTGGCGGCGGCCGTGATGGCGGTGCGCAGTTGATTATTCTTTGGGGTCATATCCGCGAGGGTCACGTTGGGGGTGACAAAGGTGCCGGGGTTGGCCGCAATCTTCGCAATGTTACTATCTCCCAGCGCCACTTTCTCTGTGGCAGATTTTTTAAAAATTTAAGTGCTACCCTTACTCTTCTCATGTTGTTTAGGTTTTAATGGTTAAAAAATAATGGTGCATTGATTTTCGGAAATAAAAGGACCGGAAGGGGCATTTGCATAGCCTGTTTTCCTATAGGAAAAATACTTTTTCCTATTTGCTTGACTCGTTTTCCTATAGGGAAAACCCCTTTTCCCTATTAGCTTGCCCTGTTTTCCTATAGGAAAAACACTTTTTCTAATTAGCTTGTCCTGATTCCTATAGGAAAAAAGCTTTTTCCAATTAGCTTGTCCTCTTTTCCTATAGGAAAAACACTTTTTCTAATTAGCTTGTCCTGATTCCTATAGGGAAAACACTTTTTCCAATTAGCTTTTGAGGCCGGAATTGCTGAAAAAGGCTGATTTTGGTTCATTTTCGGGTTTTTTCGGGCTTTTGAGCGCTTTCAACCCAAATGACGCAATAGAAAAAAGGGGTATTTTTTCAGCTTAAAATCCTAATGCGTAGAGCGTTAGAGAAAGTAGCCTATGGAATTCGATGTATCCTTAACTAACAAAGAGATTGCGCCTGTTTGCCGAAGATGAAACCTGTCGAAACTATCGCTATTCTACCTATGTTACCAATCTCGAGTTTGCTCCCGCAGAAGTGTGGCGGATGTACCGTGGCAGAGGGGATGCGGAAAACAGAATTAAGGAACTGAAACAAGACTTTGGTTTTGACAGCTTTAACTTAAATGGATTTTACCCAACCGAAGCCGCACTGACTTTTGCCATGATTGCTTATAATCTAATGTCGCTTTTTAGAACCTTTGCCATTGGAGCATATTTTGAAAAGCAAAATGGTAAACTCGACCTAAATAAAAAACGAAGAAAATGGTTTTCCTGTTTATGGAATTATCCACTTAAAATTCCTTTTCATTTTTCTAATCCGTAATCTGGGATAAACAAGAACAGAGGTGCTATAAAAAAGCGAAACGCCTTGAGAATCAAGGCGTTTCGGCTTTTCTAAGTTGGCCCAGCAGGACA
This window contains:
- the hppD gene encoding 4-hydroxyphenylpyruvate dioxygenase, whose translation is MVEDFLPLNGTDHIEFYCGNAKQSAYYYQAAWGYELVAYAGPETGLRDRASYVLQQDKIRIVLTSGMHPESEINKHYLKHGDGIKVLALWVDDARKSYEETTKRGGIGIMEPTVLKDEFGEVVISAIKTYGETIHKFVERKNYKGAFLPGYQPKKSNFPVKGVGLKYVDHCVGNVELGKMNEWVKFYEQVMGFKLLITFDDKDISTEYTALMSKVVSNGNGYVKFPINEPANGKKKSQIEEYIEFYHGAGVQHIAVATDDIIATVTELRARGVEFLYVPETYYDEVWSRVGEINEDHQAIKKLNILIDRDEEGYLLQLFTKPVQDRPTVFFEIIQRCGAKSFGKGNFKALFEAIEREQDLRGNL
- a CDS encoding four helix bundle protein, producing the protein MRKMEQLEDLDCRKAVRKLVNCSCGLLVLRPLSKDYTIKDQLKRTALSTMNNIAERPRRYSDSSAIRHLEISFTSRQEDRSIL
- a CDS encoding transposase gives rise to the protein MFAEDETCRNYRYSTYVTNLEFAPAEVWRMYRGRGDAENRIKELKQDFGFDSFNLNGFYPTEAALTFAMIAYNLMSLFRTFAIGAYFEKQNGKLDLNKKRRKWFSCLWNYPLKIPFHFSNP
- a CDS encoding sigma-70 family RNA polymerase sigma factor; amino-acid sequence: MRRIRISQRVTTRDSNSLNRYLKEIGDIEVLSCEEEIALLKRIRVGDTNALEHFTRANLRFVVAVAKQYQNNGMSLPDLICEGNLGLLKATERFDETRGFKFISYAIWWVQQCIMKALSEHSRIIRLPQNQLGSLNKIKNAFAMLEQEFEREPSCEELSRILEVDTNEIHLLIELDKNQVSVDAPISLDADGSWLDVLENKDAEPTDYEIVHNESLREELHSSLSLLTEKQAQVIKLYFGIGEQEPLNLQEIGQRMKVSNERVRQLKTAALKRLRQTTRSKILKDYFGKP
- a CDS encoding homogentisate 1,2-dioxygenase; translated protein: MPHYVTRGKVPHKRHTQFPKPKGGLYSEELVSTEGFSSVYSLIYHCYPPTMVKKIDDPIDVSPKVAMKKSLQNRCYNGFQVAAQDDFLKSRVPVLVNNDCHIILSAPRKSTKGYFYKNSDACELIFVHEGTGTLKSIYGDLKFSYGDYINIPRGTIYQIEFDTKANRLLIVESFSPLAYPKRYRNEFGQLLEHSPYCERDIRAPKNLETIDKKGDFLVYIKKQGQLWPYHYAAHPFDAIGWDGQHYPYIFSIHDFEPITGRLHQPPPIHQTFEAHNLVICSFVPRLYDYHPKAIPAPYHHSNVDSDEVLYYVDGDFMSRKHVERGMITLHPIGIPHGPHPGTVEKSIGAKETKELAVMVDTFNPLWITEEALKIESPDYYKSWID